A region of Bacillus cabrialesii DNA encodes the following proteins:
- a CDS encoding glycosyltransferase family 8 protein yields MKKDEIMHIVSCADDNYARHLGGMFVSLLTNMDQNREIKLYVIDGGIEPDNKKRLEETTLKFGVPIEFLDVDSNMYEHAVESSHITKAAYYRISIPDLIKDESIKRMIYIDCDALILEDISKLWDLDIAPYTVAAVEDAGQHERLKEMNVSDTGKYFNSGIMIIDFESWRKQNITEKVINFINEHPDEDFLVLHDQDALNAILYDQWYELHPRWNAQTYIILKLKTPATLSGQKLYRETRENPAIVHFCGGEKPWNSNTKHPYRDQYFHYMSYTKWNTISNPAMNQ; encoded by the coding sequence TTGAAGAAAGATGAAATCATGCATATCGTGTCATGCGCAGATGATAATTATGCTCGTCATTTAGGTGGAATGTTCGTTTCTTTATTGACAAATATGGACCAAAACAGAGAGATTAAATTATACGTCATTGATGGCGGAATTGAGCCTGATAACAAAAAAAGACTGGAAGAAACGACATTGAAGTTCGGCGTTCCGATTGAGTTTTTAGATGTGGATTCCAATATGTATGAACATGCGGTGGAGAGCAGCCATATTACAAAAGCGGCGTATTACCGCATTTCGATTCCTGACTTAATTAAGGATGAGAGCATCAAACGAATGATTTATATCGACTGTGACGCGCTGATCCTGGAGGATATTTCAAAACTGTGGGACTTGGATATTGCGCCGTATACGGTTGCTGCTGTTGAGGATGCGGGGCAGCATGAACGCCTGAAAGAAATGAACGTCAGTGATACAGGAAAGTATTTTAACTCAGGTATCATGATTATTGATTTTGAGTCTTGGAGAAAGCAAAACATCACAGAAAAAGTCATCAACTTTATCAATGAACACCCGGACGAAGATTTTCTTGTGCTGCACGACCAAGATGCACTTAACGCGATCTTGTATGATCAGTGGTATGAACTTCACCCGCGCTGGAACGCTCAAACCTATATCATATTAAAACTGAAAACGCCGGCGACGCTGTCAGGCCAGAAGCTTTATAGAGAAACGAGAGAAAACCCGGCCATTGTCCACTTCTGCGGCGGAGAAAAGCCTTGGAATTCCAATACGAAACACCCGTATCGCGATCAGTATTTCCATTACATGTCGTATACAAAGTGGAACACGATCAGCAATCCTGCGATGAACCAATAA
- a CDS encoding S8 family peptidase — translation MKNMSCKLVVSVTLFFSFLAIGPLAHAQNSSEKEVIVVYKNKSGKETVLDSDAEIEQQYKHLPAVAVTADQETVKELKQDPDILYVENNVSFTAAGGTDFKVLSDGTDTSDNFGQWNLEPIQVKQAWKAGLTGKDVKIAVIDSGISPHDDLSIAGGFSAVSYTSSYKDDNGHGTHVAGIIGAKHNGYGIDGIAPEAQIYAVKALDQNGSGDLQSLLQGIDWSIANGMDIVNMSLGTTSDSQILHDAVDKAYEQGVLLVAASGNDGNGKPVNYPAAYSSVVAVSATNENNQLASFSTTGDEVEFSAPGTNITSTYLNQYYATASGTSQATPHAAAMFALLKQRDPAETNVQLRADMQKNILDLGTAGRDQQFGYGFIQYKAQESDAAYAAAEQAVKKAEQTKTQTDIDKARELVGQLPDSEAKTALQKRLDKVQSYRNVKDAKDKVVKAEKYKTQQTVDTAQAAIDKLPNGTDKKILQKRLDQVKRYIASKQAKEKVAKAEKSKKKTDVDSAQSAVSKLPAGSEKTALQKRLNKVKSTNLKTAQQSVSAAEKKSTNANATKAQSAVNQLQSGKDKTALQKRLDKVKKKVAAAEAKKVEAAKTKVKKAEKDKTKKSKTTAQSAVNQLKASTDKTKLQKRLNAVKPKK, via the coding sequence ATGAAAAACATGTCTTGCAAACTTGTTGTATCAGTCACTCTGTTTTTCAGTTTTCTCGCCATAGGGCCTCTCGCTCATGCGCAAAACAGCAGCGAGAAAGAGGTTATTGTGGTCTATAAAAACAAGTCCGGAAAGGAAACCGTCCTGGACAGCGATGCTGAGATTGAACAGCAGTATAAGCATCTTCCGGCTGTAGCGGTCACAGCAGATCAGGAGACGGTGAAAGAGTTAAAACAGGATCCCGACATTTTGTATGTGGAAAACAACGTCTCATTTACCGCAGCTGGCGGAACGGATTTCAAAGTGCTGTCAGACGGCACTGACACCTCTGACAATTTCGGGCAGTGGAACCTTGAGCCCATTCAGGTGAAACAGGCTTGGAAGGCAGGACTGACAGGCAAAGATGTCAAAATTGCAGTCATTGACAGCGGAATCTCCCCCCACGATGACCTGTCGATCGCCGGCGGGTTTTCAGCTGTCAGTTACACCTCTTCTTACAAAGATGATAACGGCCACGGAACACATGTCGCAGGGATTATCGGAGCCAAGCATAACGGCTATGGAATTGACGGCATCGCACCGGAAGCACAAATATACGCGGTTAAAGCGCTTGATCAGAACGGTTCGGGGGATCTTCAAAGCCTTCTCCAAGGGATCGACTGGTCGATCGCAAACGGGATGGACATCGTCAATATGAGCCTTGGCACGACGTCAGACAGCCAAATCCTTCATGACGCCGTGGACAAAGCATATGAACAAGGCGTTCTGCTTGTTGCCGCAAGCGGGAACGACGGAAACGGCAAGCCAGTGAACTATCCGGCGGCGTACAGCAGTGTCGTTGCGGTTTCAGCGACAAATGAAAATAATCAGCTTGCCTCCTTCTCAACAACCGGAGATGAAGTTGAATTTTCAGCGCCGGGAACAAACATCACGAGCACTTACTTAAACCAATATTATGCGACTGCAAGCGGTACATCCCAAGCGACACCGCACGCCGCGGCCATGTTTGCTTTGTTAAAGCAGCGTGATCCTGCCGAGACAAACGTGCAGCTTCGCGCGGATATGCAGAAAAATATCCTCGATCTTGGAACCGCAGGCCGAGATCAGCAATTTGGCTACGGCTTCATTCAGTATAAAGCGCAGGAATCAGATGCAGCGTACGCGGCGGCAGAGCAAGCGGTAAAAAAAGCGGAACAAACCAAAACACAAACCGATATCGACAAAGCGAGAGAACTCGTTGGCCAGCTGCCGGATTCTGAGGCAAAAACAGCCCTGCAAAAAAGACTGGATAAAGTACAGTCATACAGAAATGTAAAAGATGCGAAAGACAAAGTCGTAAAGGCGGAAAAGTATAAAACACAGCAGACCGTTGATACAGCACAAGCGGCCATCGACAAGCTTCCGAACGGAACAGATAAAAAGATTCTGCAAAAACGCTTAGATCAAGTAAAACGCTACATCGCATCAAAGCAAGCGAAAGAGAAAGTGGCGAAAGCGGAAAAAAGCAAAAAGAAAACAGATGTTGACAGCGCACAATCAGCAGTCAGCAAGCTTCCGGCAGGTTCAGAAAAAACGGCCCTGCAAAAACGCCTTAACAAAGTGAAAAGCACCAATTTGAAAACGGCGCAGCAATCCGTATCTGCAGCTGAAAAGAAATCAACTAATGCAAATGCAACAAAAGCACAATCAGCAGTCAATCAGCTTCAATCAGGCAAAGACAAAACAGCATTGCAAAAACGGTTAGATAAAGTGAAGAAAAAAGTGGCGGCAGCCGAAGCCAAAAAAGTCGAAGCTGCCAAAACCAAAGTAAAGAAAGCGGAAAAAGACAAAACAAAAAAATCAAAGACAACCGCTCAGTCCGCAGTCAATCAATTAAAAGCATCCACTGATAAAACAAAGCTGCAAAAACGGCTGAATGCCGTCAAACCGAAAAAGTAA
- a CDS encoding class I SAM-dependent rRNA methyltransferase: MKLLTLKQASAAKIKKGYPLIDKEALAGSAGHVKEGDLVDIVSESGEFLARGYYGLQNKGVGWTLTRNKQEQIDQAFFLSKLTKAVQARAKLFAAQDTTAFRMFNGEGDGIGGVTIDYYDGYLLIQWYSKGIYTFKDMLVSALDELDLEYKAIYEKKRFDTAGQYVEDDDFVKGKRGEFPIIIHENGIQYAVDLNEGAMTGIFLDQRLVRKAIRDRYAKGKTVLNTFSYTGAFSVAAALGGAEKTTSVDVANRSLAKTIEQFSVNKLDYEAHDIKVMDVFNYFSYAAKKDLRFDLIILDPPSFARTKKRTFSAAKDYKNLLKETIAITADKGIIVASTNSSAFSMKKFKGFIDAAFKETNERYTIIEEFTLPEDFKTISAFPEGNYLKVVFLQKK; the protein is encoded by the coding sequence ATGAAGCTACTCACTCTAAAGCAAGCATCTGCTGCAAAAATCAAAAAAGGCTATCCGCTCATCGATAAGGAAGCCCTCGCAGGGAGTGCGGGACATGTGAAAGAAGGAGACCTCGTTGATATCGTGTCAGAGAGCGGCGAGTTTCTGGCGCGGGGCTATTACGGCCTGCAAAACAAAGGCGTCGGCTGGACGCTTACCCGCAATAAACAAGAACAGATTGACCAAGCATTTTTTCTCAGCAAATTAACCAAAGCGGTCCAAGCGCGCGCCAAACTATTCGCCGCCCAAGATACAACGGCTTTCCGCATGTTCAACGGTGAGGGCGACGGCATTGGCGGCGTCACGATCGACTATTATGACGGCTACCTGCTGATTCAATGGTACAGCAAAGGCATTTACACCTTTAAAGACATGCTGGTTTCCGCTTTGGATGAGCTGGATCTTGAATATAAAGCGATTTACGAGAAAAAGCGCTTCGACACGGCCGGACAATACGTTGAAGATGATGACTTCGTGAAGGGGAAAAGAGGCGAGTTCCCGATCATCATCCATGAAAACGGCATTCAATACGCGGTCGATCTGAATGAAGGCGCCATGACGGGCATCTTTTTGGATCAGAGACTTGTGCGCAAGGCGATCAGAGACCGGTATGCAAAAGGGAAAACAGTGTTAAACACGTTTTCTTATACGGGTGCATTTTCCGTGGCAGCGGCGCTTGGCGGAGCGGAGAAAACAACAAGCGTGGACGTGGCAAACCGGAGCCTTGCCAAAACGATTGAGCAATTCAGCGTGAACAAGCTGGATTACGAGGCACACGACATTAAAGTGATGGACGTGTTTAACTATTTTTCGTATGCAGCGAAAAAGGATCTGCGCTTTGATCTGATTATTCTCGACCCGCCTTCCTTTGCGCGTACAAAAAAACGCACCTTCAGCGCGGCCAAGGATTATAAAAACCTGCTGAAGGAAACGATCGCGATCACAGCTGACAAGGGCATCATCGTTGCTTCCACAAACAGCAGCGCCTTCAGCATGAAAAAATTCAAAGGCTTTATCGATGCCGCCTTTAAAGAAACAAATGAACGCTACACCATCATTGAGGAATTTACACTGCCGGAGGATTTTAAAACCATTTCGGCGTTTCCGGAAGGCAACTACCTAAAAGTGGTCTTTCTGCAGAAGAAATAA
- the sacY gene encoding transcription antiterminator SacY — protein sequence MKIKRILNHNAIVVKDQNEEKILLGAGIAFDKKKNDIVDQSKIEKTFVRKDTDDYKQFEEILETLPEDHIQISEQIISYAEKELNIKINERIHVAFSDHLSFAIERLSNGMVIKNPLLNEIKVLYPKEFQIGLWARALIKDKLGIHIPDDEIGNIAMHIHTARNNAGDMTQTLDITTMIRDIIEIIEIQLSINIVEDTISYERLVTHLRFAIQHIKAGESIYELDAEMIDIIKEKFKDAFLCALSIGTFVKKEYGFEFPEKELCYIAMHIQRFYQRSVAR from the coding sequence ATGAAAATTAAAAGAATCTTAAATCATAATGCTATCGTTGTAAAGGATCAAAATGAAGAGAAGATTCTCTTAGGTGCAGGAATTGCGTTCGACAAAAAGAAGAATGATATTGTCGACCAGTCAAAAATAGAAAAAACGTTTGTCAGAAAAGATACAGATGACTATAAGCAGTTCGAAGAGATTTTAGAAACATTGCCGGAAGACCACATTCAGATTTCTGAGCAAATTATTTCGTATGCGGAAAAAGAACTGAACATCAAAATCAACGAGCGCATTCATGTCGCTTTTTCAGACCATCTTTCCTTTGCGATCGAACGCCTGAGCAACGGGATGGTCATCAAAAATCCGCTGTTGAATGAGATCAAAGTCCTTTATCCGAAGGAATTCCAGATCGGTTTGTGGGCCAGAGCGCTGATTAAAGATAAATTGGGGATTCACATTCCCGATGATGAAATCGGCAATATCGCCATGCATATCCACACAGCAAGAAACAATGCCGGTGATATGACACAGACGCTTGATATTACAACAATGATCCGTGATATTATCGAGATTATAGAAATTCAGCTGTCAATTAATATTGTTGAAGATACCATCTCTTATGAACGGCTTGTGACTCACCTCCGCTTTGCCATTCAGCATATCAAAGCGGGTGAATCCATTTACGAGCTGGATGCAGAAATGATCGACATTATTAAAGAGAAGTTTAAGGACGCCTTCTTGTGCGCCCTGAGCATCGGCACATTTGTGAAGAAGGAATACGGCTTTGAGTTTCCTGAAAAAGAATTGTGCTATATCGCCATGCATATTCAGCGGTTTTACCAACGTTCAGTCGCACGCTGA
- a CDS encoding TIGR02206 family membrane protein, protein MQKYVQSVYKHDPFHLFSAEHVVTLAIIALLAILLFLFREAVKRPKVSLFLRYLFVFLLLGSQIGYQIWMIAAGRWSVRTSLPLQLSDLSVYLSAIMLVTKSRKLFVFLYFVGIGSSIQALATPDLGMFSFPHIRYILFFISHGSVFLSCLLMAVIGTYKLRQRALWGTVLIVNVYGVCIYLLDRWLGANYMYLTKKPGGSSLLDVLGPWPWYIASAEAFTIASFYILYWLYHMFKK, encoded by the coding sequence TTGCAAAAATATGTTCAATCCGTCTATAAACATGATCCGTTTCACCTTTTTTCAGCAGAGCATGTGGTGACATTAGCGATCATCGCTCTTTTGGCCATTCTGTTGTTTCTGTTCCGCGAGGCGGTCAAGCGGCCTAAGGTCAGCTTGTTTCTGCGTTATTTGTTTGTGTTTCTGCTGCTTGGTTCACAAATCGGTTATCAAATATGGATGATCGCCGCGGGCAGGTGGTCGGTGCGCACTTCATTGCCTCTCCAGCTTAGTGACCTGTCGGTGTACTTGTCGGCTATCATGCTGGTGACCAAAAGCAGGAAACTGTTTGTATTTTTATATTTTGTCGGCATCGGAAGTTCGATTCAGGCGCTTGCCACTCCCGATCTCGGTATGTTTTCATTTCCGCATATCCGGTATATCCTCTTTTTCATTTCGCACGGGTCTGTGTTTCTGTCCTGTCTGCTGATGGCGGTAATTGGGACGTACAAACTCAGACAGCGTGCTTTGTGGGGGACCGTCCTGATCGTCAATGTGTACGGAGTCTGCATTTATCTGCTTGATCGCTGGCTTGGCGCGAATTACATGTATTTGACGAAAAAACCGGGCGGCTCTTCTCTCTTGGATGTTCTCGGACCGTGGCCGTGGTATATCGCTTCTGCTGAAGCCTTTACGATCGCCAGCTTTTACATCCTTTATTGGCTTTATCACATGTTCAAAAAATGA
- a CDS encoding YwbE family protein: MNGQERSSISKGLQVDIVLKADQKTGKLTRGTVKDILTKSSFHPHGIKVRLEDGRIGRVQQIIST; this comes from the coding sequence ATGAACGGGCAAGAGCGAAGCAGCATTTCAAAGGGATTACAGGTGGATATTGTATTGAAAGCAGACCAAAAAACAGGAAAACTGACGAGAGGGACAGTGAAGGATATTTTGACGAAATCAAGCTTTCATCCGCACGGCATTAAAGTCCGGCTTGAAGATGGCCGCATCGGCCGCGTCCAGCAGATCATTTCTACATAA
- the glxA gene encoding glyoxalase GlxA, translating into MAKRIDHTGIMVRDINASITFYEEVLGMKLKDRITHTNGVIELAFLGFEDGPETEIELIQGYSSELPVEGKVHHIALLTDDIAAEYTKAERMNAKFIDEEITTLPNGYRYFYIEGPDGEWIEFFQR; encoded by the coding sequence ATGGCAAAACGAATTGATCATACAGGCATTATGGTAAGGGATATTAACGCGTCCATCACATTTTATGAAGAGGTTCTCGGAATGAAATTGAAGGATCGCATCACACACACGAACGGTGTGATCGAGCTTGCTTTTCTCGGCTTTGAAGACGGCCCGGAAACAGAAATCGAACTGATTCAAGGCTACAGCAGCGAGCTGCCTGTCGAAGGAAAAGTGCACCACATTGCCCTGCTGACGGATGATATCGCGGCTGAATATACAAAAGCGGAAAGAATGAACGCGAAATTTATCGACGAAGAGATCACAACACTTCCAAATGGGTACCGTTACTTCTATATTGAAGGTCCTGATGGCGAGTGGATTGAGTTCTTTCAGCGGTAA
- the sacX gene encoding SacY negative regulator SacX: MQKEIAKELLLLAGGKSNIISISHCTTRLRFEVKDETKIDIHAIENLQGVQGTFFRYGLFQIIFGAGVVNKIYKEVVHVLEAAPSEEPVKEKKASRKLNPVAAFAKTLSDIFVPIIPAITASGLLMGLIGMIKVFHWFAAGSPWIKMLDLVSSTAFILLPILVGFSAARQFGSNPYLGAVIAGLLTHPDLLDPSMLGSKTPASLDIWGLHIPMMGYQGAIIPILLSVYVMSKIEKLLKSIVPKSLDVVIIPFISVMMTGCLALIVMNPAASIIGQIMTQSIVYIYDHAGIAAGALFGGIYSTIVLSGLHHSFYAIEATLLADPHVGVNFLVPIWSMANVAQGGAGLAVFFKTKQSSLKKIALPASLTAFLGIVEPIVFGVNVKLIRPFIGAAIGGAIGGAYVVAAHVVSNSYGLTGIPMISIVLPFGAANFVHYMIGFLIAAVSAFLATLFLGFKEETE, translated from the coding sequence TTGCAAAAAGAGATTGCAAAAGAATTACTGCTCCTCGCAGGAGGAAAAAGCAATATTATCAGCATCAGCCATTGTACGACCCGTCTTCGTTTTGAGGTAAAAGACGAGACGAAAATCGATATACATGCCATTGAAAACCTGCAAGGTGTGCAGGGCACCTTTTTTCGATATGGGCTGTTCCAGATTATCTTCGGAGCAGGCGTCGTCAACAAAATATATAAAGAAGTCGTTCACGTGTTGGAGGCCGCGCCTTCTGAGGAGCCTGTCAAAGAGAAAAAGGCCAGCCGGAAGCTGAACCCTGTCGCAGCATTTGCGAAAACACTGTCCGATATTTTTGTGCCGATTATCCCGGCAATAACCGCAAGCGGCCTGCTCATGGGACTGATCGGCATGATTAAGGTGTTTCACTGGTTCGCAGCCGGAAGCCCGTGGATCAAAATGCTCGACCTCGTGTCCAGCACAGCCTTTATTTTGCTGCCGATTTTGGTCGGCTTCAGTGCAGCGCGGCAATTTGGCAGCAATCCCTATTTAGGGGCAGTGATCGCGGGGCTCCTGACACATCCTGATCTGCTGGACCCGTCTATGCTCGGCAGCAAAACCCCCGCTTCCTTAGATATCTGGGGGCTGCATATTCCAATGATGGGCTATCAGGGCGCCATTATACCGATTCTTCTCTCCGTTTATGTCATGAGCAAAATTGAGAAGCTATTAAAATCGATTGTGCCGAAGTCGCTTGATGTCGTCATCATTCCTTTTATTTCGGTTATGATGACAGGATGCCTCGCGCTGATTGTGATGAATCCCGCCGCGTCTATTATCGGCCAGATCATGACACAGTCGATTGTCTATATTTATGATCACGCCGGCATTGCCGCCGGAGCCCTGTTCGGCGGCATCTACTCCACTATCGTTCTATCTGGCTTGCATCATAGCTTTTATGCGATTGAGGCAACGCTGCTTGCTGATCCGCATGTCGGTGTGAACTTTTTAGTGCCGATATGGTCGATGGCGAATGTCGCCCAAGGCGGAGCGGGACTTGCGGTTTTCTTCAAAACGAAACAATCAAGCCTGAAGAAAATTGCGCTCCCCGCTTCCCTGACCGCGTTTTTAGGCATTGTGGAGCCGATTGTATTCGGTGTAAATGTCAAACTAATCCGTCCCTTTATCGGAGCTGCCATCGGCGGCGCTATTGGCGGAGCATACGTGGTTGCGGCGCATGTCGTATCGAATTCCTACGGGCTGACGGGCATTCCGATGATTTCAATCGTGCTGCCGTTCGGCGCTGCCAATTTTGTTCATTATATGATCGGTTTTTTGATCGCGGCCGTCTCTGCTTTTCTAGCTACATTGTTTCTCGGGTTTAAAGAAGAGACAGAATAA
- the celB gene encoding PTS cellobiose transporter subunit IIC, protein MSAFTRVMEEKIMPAAGKIAGQRHLSALRDGIILTMPLIIIGSVFLILTSLPIPGYADFMASVFGKEWADKLGYPVNASFDIMAMIAAFGIAYRLAESYGVDALSAGAISIAAFLLATPFEVPFTPDGSTESIMVGGGIPITLLGSKGLFVAMLIALFSTEIYRYIIQKNIVFKMPDGVPPAVSKSFVALIPGFIIVFLVWLARLLIEMTPFQSLHNVVGDLLGTPLSILGGSLGGSLIAEFVQMLLWSCGIHGASIIGGIMAPIWYGAMDANRLAFQAGEALPSIFTTQFFQIWINVGGSGATLALVLTMLVRSRSKQMKQLGRLGIGPALFNINEPIIFGMPIVMNPLLIVPFIIAPLLTITATYIGMSTGLVARPAGIAVPWTMPPLISGYLATGGKVSGAVMQLVNLLITCAIYYPFFRIWDHQKWKEESAVESGDENVS, encoded by the coding sequence ATGAGCGCATTCACTCGGGTGATGGAAGAAAAAATAATGCCTGCCGCTGGGAAAATTGCCGGACAGCGGCATCTCAGCGCCTTGCGAGACGGAATTATCCTGACCATGCCGCTGATTATTATCGGGTCAGTCTTTTTGATTTTAACGAGCCTGCCGATTCCCGGCTATGCTGATTTTATGGCGAGTGTGTTTGGGAAGGAATGGGCGGATAAGCTCGGTTATCCCGTTAATGCTTCGTTTGATATTATGGCCATGATCGCCGCTTTTGGAATTGCCTATCGGCTGGCGGAAAGCTATGGTGTCGATGCCCTTTCGGCCGGCGCGATATCAATTGCCGCATTTCTATTGGCAACGCCGTTTGAGGTGCCGTTTACGCCGGATGGCTCAACAGAATCCATCATGGTTGGAGGCGGAATCCCGATTACATTGCTTGGCAGCAAGGGTTTATTTGTCGCCATGCTGATCGCCTTGTTTTCAACTGAAATTTATCGGTACATTATTCAAAAAAACATCGTCTTCAAAATGCCGGACGGCGTGCCGCCGGCGGTAAGCAAATCATTTGTCGCGCTGATTCCCGGCTTTATCATTGTTTTTCTCGTGTGGCTGGCGCGTCTTCTGATTGAAATGACGCCTTTTCAGAGCCTGCACAATGTCGTGGGAGACCTGCTGGGCACACCGCTTTCCATCCTTGGCGGCAGTCTCGGGGGAAGCCTGATCGCTGAATTTGTGCAGATGCTGCTTTGGTCGTGCGGGATTCACGGGGCTTCCATCATTGGCGGAATCATGGCGCCGATTTGGTACGGCGCGATGGATGCCAACCGTCTTGCCTTCCAAGCGGGCGAGGCGCTGCCGAGTATTTTTACGACTCAGTTCTTTCAAATTTGGATCAATGTCGGCGGGAGTGGGGCGACGCTGGCGCTTGTCCTGACGATGCTTGTGCGCTCCCGGAGCAAACAAATGAAGCAGCTTGGACGATTAGGAATCGGCCCTGCGCTATTTAATATCAACGAGCCGATCATTTTCGGCATGCCGATTGTCATGAACCCGCTCCTGATTGTCCCATTTATCATCGCACCGCTCCTCACGATTACCGCGACTTATATCGGCATGAGCACCGGGCTGGTGGCAAGACCGGCCGGAATCGCCGTGCCATGGACGATGCCGCCGCTTATATCAGGCTACCTGGCGACAGGCGGAAAGGTATCGGGTGCTGTTATGCAGCTGGTGAATCTGCTGATCACCTGCGCCATCTACTATCCGTTTTTCAGAATATGGGATCATCAAAAATGGAAGGAAGAGAGTGCGGTTGAATCCGGGGATGAAAATGTGTCGTAA
- a CDS encoding MFS transporter, giving the protein MHNLQVRRHYAALKGFYLFAFLGTGSIIPLLSMYLTKEQHVSGSQVGLIMSLGPIVMIFFQPFWGMLSDYTQKTKSLLAVCTSITGFIGLGYIAFDGFPLFILIAACFAAFQSTIIPLSDSISLRYTQETNGNYGGIRLFGSLGFGVAVFAMGQVTNQLYPIHVIFIFGCAFLCIAAILATQMPGQQKTKTKVNIRKGFRELISNKTFLIFMIITFTTFAPNLANNTYFSLFLDKSGASLSAIGLLFFIGVISEIPFMRFAQTFIDKMGLLNVIMLSGGVSLFRWALYFTAPSLWIIYATVFLQGVAIGLFIPAALQYVKKITPSHVEATALTMYAAIGNGFGNWFCTFTGGYIFDYVSIFAVYLLFGILSIAGFGLTLYLMKAEKNKHTLHQPAVTFKP; this is encoded by the coding sequence ATGCACAACTTGCAGGTGAGACGGCATTACGCCGCGTTAAAAGGGTTTTATTTGTTTGCTTTTCTCGGCACGGGCAGCATAATCCCCTTGCTCAGTATGTATTTAACGAAAGAACAGCATGTAAGCGGATCACAGGTCGGCTTGATCATGTCACTCGGTCCGATAGTGATGATTTTCTTTCAGCCGTTTTGGGGCATGCTGAGCGACTATACGCAAAAAACGAAAAGCCTGCTGGCGGTTTGCACATCAATCACGGGCTTCATTGGATTAGGCTATATTGCATTTGACGGCTTTCCTCTGTTTATTTTGATCGCGGCCTGTTTTGCGGCCTTTCAAAGCACGATTATTCCGTTATCTGACAGCATTTCATTAAGGTACACACAAGAAACAAACGGCAATTACGGCGGAATCCGCCTGTTTGGTTCTCTCGGCTTCGGTGTCGCGGTGTTTGCCATGGGACAGGTGACGAATCAGCTGTACCCCATTCATGTGATCTTTATCTTCGGCTGTGCCTTTCTATGCATTGCCGCCATATTGGCTACACAAATGCCGGGCCAGCAGAAAACAAAAACAAAGGTCAATATCCGCAAAGGATTCCGGGAGCTTATCAGCAACAAAACGTTCCTCATCTTTATGATCATCACCTTTACGACATTTGCTCCAAACTTAGCGAACAATACGTATTTCAGTCTTTTTCTGGACAAAAGCGGCGCGTCACTTTCCGCTATCGGCCTTTTATTTTTCATCGGTGTCATTTCAGAAATTCCATTTATGAGATTCGCCCAAACATTTATAGATAAAATGGGGCTGCTCAACGTCATTATGCTTTCAGGCGGAGTCTCATTATTCAGGTGGGCGCTCTATTTCACAGCGCCTTCATTATGGATCATTTATGCGACGGTCTTTCTTCAAGGAGTAGCCATCGGTTTATTTATCCCGGCGGCACTTCAATACGTGAAAAAGATTACCCCAAGCCATGTTGAAGCGACGGCGCTGACCATGTACGCCGCCATCGGCAATGGATTCGGCAACTGGTTCTGTACATTTACAGGCGGATACATTTTTGACTACGTGTCGATCTTCGCAGTGTACTTGCTTTTTGGCATACTGAGCATAGCAGGCTTTGGACTGACATTATATTTAATGAAGGCTGAAAAAAACAAACATACACTTCATCAGCCGGCTGTTACTTTTAAACCATAA
- a CDS encoding CidB/LrgB family autolysis modulator encodes MFIGIVSLFLTVLVYLGAKKVYQRFPRVYTSPLLVTPAVLVCLLLLVNVPYESYNLGGELLTDMLQPATVAFAIPLYKYFPVLKKYAVEIILNVAVGSCIAIISTALIAKWLHLGTGLIDSLVPRSVTTPIAMNVSEMIGGMPAVTAVFVILTALLGTVIGPMVIRYFRIDNEIARGVLLGTSAHGAGTSKAFELSSVSGTISSVSMILAAIMTLCAAPFLLSFM; translated from the coding sequence GTGTTCATCGGAATTGTAAGTTTGTTTTTAACCGTTTTGGTGTATTTAGGAGCAAAAAAGGTATATCAACGCTTTCCGCGTGTTTATACGTCGCCCCTATTGGTGACGCCGGCTGTGTTAGTTTGTCTGCTGCTGCTGGTGAATGTCCCGTACGAGTCCTATAATCTCGGCGGCGAATTGCTGACCGATATGCTTCAGCCGGCTACCGTGGCATTCGCGATCCCGCTATATAAATATTTCCCTGTTTTAAAGAAATACGCAGTGGAAATTATTTTGAACGTGGCCGTCGGTTCATGCATCGCCATTATTTCAACCGCTCTTATTGCGAAATGGCTTCACCTCGGCACCGGCTTGATTGACAGCCTCGTCCCGAGATCAGTGACAACGCCGATCGCCATGAACGTATCTGAAATGATCGGCGGAATGCCTGCCGTCACAGCCGTGTTTGTGATTTTAACCGCTTTGCTTGGCACAGTGATCGGCCCGATGGTCATCCGTTACTTCCGCATTGATAACGAAATTGCGCGGGGCGTGCTGCTTGGCACAAGCGCACACGGAGCGGGAACGTCTAAAGCATTTGAGCTTAGCTCTGTGTCCGGTACGATTTCCAGTGTGTCGATGATCTTAGCTGCGATTATGACGCTTTGCGCGGCGCCGTTTTTACTTTCATTTATGTAA